From a region of the Alosa sapidissima isolate fAloSap1 chromosome 9, fAloSap1.pri, whole genome shotgun sequence genome:
- the LOC121718844 gene encoding zinc finger protein 708-like isoform X5 — MDVGLPFRSSCAETHQVDLRVIVKEEDIKDDVKQEESGHLIACPDAEEKSTYSATLQTTVKKEEEEEEVQQLGPLSVMVKEEDIKEEEYGHMISCPDAEEKPFAEFHCESQTDCKTETDVTESPRSTYNEMTTVKIEVKKEEQVEEEEHEQLESVSEHPHIRQQKIHGPNDELKGRLYHRTVYRKSLTALTELEKQQQTHFHGVNQRQSTGKREHKNANCGKAFSKMSHLKAPFLIHTRRKPHKCVKCDGAFTKLSTLKRHMFIHTGEKPHKCTQCGKAFSRSSALKTHMLIHTGGKPHKCVQCGKAFSTSSALKSHLLIHTGEMPHECAQCGKAFSQSSYLKTHMLIHTGEKPHKCTQCGKAFSQRSYLKTHMLIHTGGKSHKCAQCGKAFSTSSALKSHLLIHTGEMPHECVQCGKAFKYLSNLKTHMVVHTGEKPHKCTQCGKAFTYLSSLKKHIIIHTGEKNHICVQCGKAFLQTSALKSHLLIHTGEKTHECTQCGKAFTYLSSLKKHILIHTGEKHHICVQCGKAFSRCSTLKSHLLMHTGEKPHECALCGKAFRYLSHLKTHMLIHTGEKPHKCVQCGKTFTCNSNLKRHMFKHTGETPHKCTQCGKAFSQRSALKIHMLIHTGEKPHKCVQCGKTFTRNSNLKRHMFKHTGEAPHKCT, encoded by the exons ATGGATGTTGGACTTCCATTTCGTTCTAGCTGTGCTGAAACACACCAGGTTGACCTGAGAGTGATCGTGAAAGAAGAAGATATAAAAGATGATGTAAAACAGGAGGAATCTGGTCATCTGATTGCATGTCCAGATGCAGAAGAAAAGTCTACTTACAGTGCAACACTACAGACAACGGTGaagaaggaagaggaagaggaggaagtgcAACAGCTTGGCCCGCTGAGCGTGATGGTGAAAGAAGAAGATATAAAAGAGGAGGAGTATGGTCATATGATTTCATGTCCAGATGCAGAAGAAAAGCCCTTTGCAGAGTTTCACTGTGAATCTCAAACagactgtaaaactgaaacagacGTCACAGAGTCACCAAGGTCTACTTACAATGAAATGACAACAGTGAAGATTGAAGTGAAGAAAGAAGagcaggtggaggaagaggagcatgaGCAGCTGGAAA GTGTATCAGAACACCCCCACATAAGGCAACAGAAGATCCATGGACCGAATGATGAACTCAAAGGAAGGCTTTACCACCGCACAGTCTACAGGAAGAGTTTAACAGCCCTTACTGAACTCGAGAAACAGCAGCAAACACACTTTCATGGTGTTAATCAAAGGCAGAGTACTGGCAAAAGGGAACATAAAAATGCCaattgtggaaaagccttttcaAAAATGTCACATCTTAAAGCCCCTTTCTTAATACACACTAGAaggaagcctcataaatgtgtcaaGTGCGATGGAGCTTTTACAAAGCTCTCAACTCTTAAACGCCACATGTTCatacatactggagagaagcctcacaaatgtacccagtgtggaaaagctttttcacgaAGTTCAGCtcttaaaacccacatgctaatacacactggagggaagcctcataaatgtgtccagtgtggaaaagctttttcaacAAGTTCAGCTCTTAAAAGCCATTtactaatacacactggagagatgcCTCatgaatgtgcccagtgtggaaaagctttttctcaAAGTTCATatcttaaaacccacatgctaatacacactggagagaagcctcacaaatgtacccagtgtggaaaagctttttcacaaagGTCATatcttaaaacccacatgctaatacacactggagggaagtctcataaatgtgcccagtgtggaaaagctttttcaacAAGTTCAGCTCTTAAAAGCCATTtactaatacacactggagagatgcctcatgaatgtgtccagtgtggaaaagcttttaaaTATCTCTCAaatcttaaaacccacatggtagtacacactggagagaagcctcacaaatgtacccagtgtggaaaagcttttacatACCTCTCATCTCTTAAAAAACACATTATCatacatactggagagaagAATCATATATGTGTCcaatgtggaaaagcttttttgcAAACTTCAGCTCTTAAAAGCCATTtactaatacacactggagagaagactCATGAAtgtacccagtgtggaaaagcttttacatACCTCTCATCTCTTAAAAAACACATTCTCatacatactggagagaagcATCATATATGTGTCcaatgtggaaaagctttttcgcGATGTTCAACTCTTAAAAGCCATTTACTAAtgcacactggagagaaacCTCATGAATGTGCcttgtgtggaaaagctttcagATATCTCTCTCatcttaaaacccacatgctaatacacactggagagaagcctcataaatgtgtccagtgtggaaaaacgTTTACCTGCAACTCAAATCTTAAACGCCACATGTTCAAACATACTGGAGAGACGCCTCACAAAtgtacccagtgtggaaaagctttttcacaaagGTCAGCTCTTAAAATccacatgctaatacacactggagagaagcctcataaatgtgtccagtgtggaaaaacgTTTACCCGCAACTCAAATCTTAAACGCCACATGTTCAAACATACTGGAGAGGCGCCTCACAAATGTACCTAG
- the LOC121718844 gene encoding zinc finger protein 708-like isoform X4, which translates to MSSWKAIEIFGWDHLSSASNMDVGLPFRSSCAETHQVDLRLIVKEDMKDDVKHEESGHLIACPDAEEKSTYSATLQTTVKKEEEEEEVRQLGPLSVMVKEEDIKEEEYGHMISCPDEDEKPFAELHCESQTDCKTETDVTESPRSTYNEMTTVTIEVKKEEEQVEEEEHEQLESVSEHPHIRQQKIHGPNDELKGRLYHRSVYRKSFTAYTELGKQQQTHSHGVNQRQSTGKRQHKNANCGKAFSKMSHLKAPLLIHTRGRLHKCVKCERAFTKLSTLKRHMFIHTGEKPYKCTQCGKAFSRSSYLKIHMLIHTGGKPHKCVQCGKAFSQSSYLKTHMVIHTGEKPHKCTQCGKAFAYRTSLKIHTRIHTGEKPHICVQCGKAFSQISSLKSHLLIHTGERPHECARCGKTFKHLSNLKTHMVIHTGEKPHKCAQCGKAFTKLSTLKRHMFIHTGEKPHKCTQCGKAFKQSSFLKTHMLIHTGGKPHKCVQCGKAFSKCSALKSHLLIHTGEKPHKCTQCGKAFTYLSSLKNHILIHTGEQPHTCVQCGKAFSQISALKSHLLIHTGEKTHECARCGKAFKHLSSLKKHILIHTGEKHHICVRCGKAFSQCSTLKSHLLMHTGEKPHECALCGKAFKHLSDLKTHMLIHTGEKSHKCTQCGKGFLHKFTLNRHMKIHIREKS; encoded by the exons atgaGCAGCTGGAAA GCAATTGAAATATTTGGATGGGATCATCTTTCTTCTGCTAGCAACATGGATGTTGGACTTCCATTTCGTTCTAGCTGTGCTGAAACACACCAGGTTGACTTGAGATTGATCGTGAAAGAAGATATGAAAGATGATGTAAAACACGAGGAATCTGGTCATCTGATTGCATGTCCAGATGCAGAAGAAAAGTCTACTTACAGTGCAACACTACAGACAACggtgaagaaggaggaggaagaggaggaagtgcGACAGCTTGGCCCGCTGAGCGTGATGGTGAAAGAAGAAGATATAAAAGAGGAGGAGTATGGTCATATGATTTCATGTCCAGATGAAGATGAAAAGCCCTTTGCAGAGCTTCACTGTGAATCTCAAACagactgtaaaactgaaacagacGTCACAGAGTCACCAAGGTCTACTTACAATGAAATGACAACAGTGACGATTGAAgtgaagaaagaagaagagcaggtggaggaagaggagcatgaGCAGCTGGAAA GTGTATCAGAACACCCGCACATAAGGCAACAGAAGATCCATGGACCGAATGATGAACTCAAAGGAAGGCTTTACCACCGCTCAGTCTACAGGAAGAGTTTCACAGCCTATACTGAACTCGGGAAACAGcagcaaacacactctcatGGTGTTAATCAAAGGCAGAGTACTGGCAAAAGGCAACATAAAAATGCCaattgtggaaaagccttttcaAAAATGTCACATCTTAAAGCCCCTTTGTTAATACACACTAGAGGGAGGCTTCATAAATGTGTCAAGTGTGAAAGAGCTTTTACAAAGCTCTCAACTCTTAAACGCCATATGTTCatacatactggagagaagccttacaaatgtacccagtgtggaaaagctttttcacgaAGTTCATATCTTAAAATCCACATGCTAATTCACACTGGagggaagcctcataaatgtgtccagtgtggaaaagctttttcacaaagttcatatcttaaaacccacatggtaatacacactggagagaagcctcacaaatgtacccagtgtggaaaagcttttgcaTACCGAACATCTCTTAAAATTCATACTCGCatacatactggagagaagcctcatatatGTGTCcaatgtggaaaagctttttcgcaaatttcatctcttaaaagccatttactaatacacactggagagaggccTCATGAATGTGCCCGGTGTGGAAAAACTTTTAAACATCTCTCAaatcttaaaacccacatggtaatacacactggagagaagcctcacaaatgtgcccagtgtggaaaagcttttacaaAGCTCTCAACTCTTAAACGCCACATGTTCatacatactggagagaagcctcacaaatgtacccagtgtggaaaagcttttaaacAAAGTTCATTtcttaaaacccacatgctaatacacactggagggaagcctcataaatgtgtccagtgtggaaaagctttttcaaagTGTTCAGCTCTTAAAAGCCATTtactaatacacactggagagaagcctcacaaatgtacccagtgtggaaaagcttttacatACCTCTCATCTCTTAAAAATCACATTCTCATACATACTGGAGAGCAGCCTcatacatgtgttcaatgtggaaaagctttttcgcaaatttcagctcttaaaagccatttactaatacacacaggagagaagacTCATGAATGTGCCcggtgtggaaaagcttttaaacACCTCTCATCTCTTAAAAAACACATTCTCatacatactggagagaagcATCATATATGTGTCcgatgtggaaaagctttttcgcAATGTTCAACTCTTAAAAGCCATTTACTAAtgcacactggagagaaacCTCATGAATGTGCcttgtgtggaaaagctttcaaACATCTCTCAGATCTTAAAACCCACATgttaatacacactggagagaaatcTCACAAAtgtacccagtgtggaaaaggctTTTTACACAAATTTACACTAAATAGACACATGAAAATCCACATCAGAGAGAAGTCttaa